A window of Thiocapsa bogorovii genomic DNA:
CCGCGCGTAGGTGGCGTTGCACTGAAGTGCTCCTCCCCCACTGCTGGGTTTCCCCACCTCGGCGTCTGCCGCCGCGATGACCTGAAAGACCGGGTGGCGGTGGAAGCCGAAGCTCATTCCGCCGGCTCCGGAAAAGAGATCGACCAGGGTAAAGCAGGTCGTCGCTTGACTCATGCAGTCACCCGTCTTGATCCACATCGCCTTTAAGTGTTTTTGGGCCGATCCGGTAGCGTCGCTTCTCTTCGGCGACTTGCAGTAACCGCCGAGGATCGAGTGTCCCGATATCGCATCCGCCATCCTCCGGCACGGCGGCTCCGTCGGTCAATGCCGAAACCACGCGAAAGGCGACCGCAACAGGATCGCGGTACAGCTCGCACTCCCAGACCACGATGACCTTCCAACCCGAGGCCTCGAGCACGGCGACGGCCTCGGCGTCGCGCGCGACGTTGCGCTCGAGCTTCTCTTTCCAGAAGGCCGCGTTGGTGCGCGGCAAGGTCGCGCGCTTGCAGTCGGCATGGTGGTGCCAGAAGCAGCCGTGAACGAAGACGACGGCGCGATACTTGGGCAGGATCAGGTCCGGACGACCCGGAAGTCCGCCCCCGCCGAGGCGATACCGAAATCCGAGCCGGTGCAGTGCGGAGCGCAGGATCCATTCGGGCTTGGTGTCCTTGCCGACGACCCTGGCCATCAGCCGCGAACGCTGGTCAGGGGTGAGCTGATCCGTCATTGGACGCGCCGGTCTTAGGTTGCAACCCGAAGGACCAACGATCGCCCCTCGTCGCCGTGCAGCAACGCGGTGATGGCATCCGGCTCCAAGGGGCGACTCTTCAGATAGCCTTGGAAGAGATCGCACCCTTGGGTGCGCAAGATGTCGAGCTGGGCTTGGGTTTCGACCCCCTCGGCCAGGACCTTCAATCCGAGTGCGTGCCCCATAGCGATGATGGCATCGACAATGGTGCGGGCGTCCGGCTGTTGGTCGATCTCGTCGATGAAACGCTTGTCGATCTTGAGCAGGTCCAGATGGAACCGACGCAGATACGCAAAAGATGAATAGCCGGTTCCGAAGTCGTCGACCGCCATGCGGATGCCCTGCTCGCGCAGCCGGTCGAGGACACCTGCGGTGTCGTTCTCGCGTTCCATCAGCGCGCTTTCCGTGAGCTCCAGCTCGAGCTGCTCGGCCGGGAAACCTGTCTGCGTCAATACGCGAGCAACGGCCTCGGCGATGTCGCCTTGGCGCAATTGATGTGCGGAGAGGTTGACCGCGACGACCAAGGGGTCGATGCCGGCCCGCATCCACCTGACGCCTTGACGACAAGCCTCGTGCAACACCCACTCGCCGAGCGCTCCGATCAGGCCCGTCTCTTCGGCGAGCGGGATGAACTCGCCCGGCGGGATCAAACCGCGCTCGGGATCGCGCCAGCGCACCAGGGCCTCGACACCGACGATGCGTCCCGTGGCGATCTCGACCTGCGGTTGATAATGCGCGACCAGTTGGCCCTCGGCCAATGCGCCGCGCAGTCGCCGTTCGGTCTCCACGCGCAGCCGCGCGCTGCGCGTCAGATCCTCGGTGTAGAAATCGAAACGATTGCGACCGCCCGCCTTCGCCCGATAGAGGGCGGCATCGGCTTGGCGCAGCATCTCCCCGGCATCCTCAGTTTGTCCGTCGAAGACGCTGATCCCGATGCTGGCGCCGATACGCACCTCGCTGCCTACGGACAGACTGGCGGTCTCGTTCAACGCCGCGATCAGGCGTTCGGCGACACGGGCGGCATCCTGCGGATCGACGATATCTTCGAGGAGGACCGCAAACTCGTCCCCGCCGAGGCGGGCCAAGGTGTCGGCGGAAACCAGACACCCGCCGAGGCGCCGCGCCGTCTGTCGGAGCAGGTCATCCCCGGCAGGATGACCGAAGCTGTCGTTGATGTCCTTGAAGCGATCGAGATCCAGCAGCAACAACGCCAGGAGCTGGCCTTCCCGGGCCGCGACCTCGATTGCGTGGCCGAGGCGTGAGACGAGCAGGAGACGATTGGGCAGCTCGGTCAGAGGATCGTGATGGACCAGAAACTCCAACCGCGACTCCGACTCCTTGATCCGCGACAGGTCCGAGAAGGCGCCGACATAGTGGACGACCTGCCCCGCGTCGTCCCGGACCGCGCTGATGTTGAGCAACACCGGGTAGAACTCGCCGCTCTTGCGCCGATTCCACAGCTCGCCCTGCCAGTGGCCGGTTGTATCGATCTGTCGCCACAGGGCGTCGAAGAAGGCGGCGTCGTGGCGGTCCGATCGAAGGAAACCCGGTGTCTGTCCGACCGCCTCGTCTTCGCGATAGCCGGTCAGCTCGACGAACGCCTGGTTGACCTGAAGGATGCGCCTTTCGCGATCCGTCACTACGACACCCTCGCGCGTGTTCTCGAACAGCGCCGCGGCGAGCCGGAGTCGCTCTTCCTGGCGCTTGCGCTCGCTGATGTCGTCGACGGTCGCGACGAAATAGTCGATGGCCCCGTCCTCGTGCCGCACGGCGCGGACATCGATCTCGGCCTGGACCATCCGCCCGTCTTTGCGCACGAAGCGCTTTTCCATTGCGTAACCGTCCGACTGCCCGGCCACCACCCGCTCGAACGCCGCCAGATCTTTCTCCAGATCCGGCGGATAGGTCAACGCGACCCATGTCATCTCGGCCAACTCCTCGCGCGAGTAACCGAGGATCTCGCACAGCCGGTCATTGAAGCGAGTCCATTGCTTGGTCTTCGGGGAAGTAATCGCCATGCCCACAAAGGGGAGCTCGTAGAACTTCATCAACAGCCGGTCCTTCTCGGCGGCCTGAGCCGCCATCTCAAGGAGATGGGCGCGCTGCTGCAGACGCCTGGATAGCCCCCCGACGATACCGACGACCACAAGCGCGAAGAAGGCAATCAGGCTGACCCAAAAGACCAAGACCTTCAGAGGCGCCATCACCTCCGCACGGTCGACCTTGGCGATCAGACGCCAATCGGTCCCGACGATCTGACGGTACACGGCCAGCACGGGTACACCTCGATAATCGACGCCCGGGACCCGTCCGGAGATTGCAGTCCGGGCAAGTGCGTCGGTCGCCGGAAGCAGCGTCGAGAGCGATTCCCGATGACTCAGCGGCATCCAGTCCGCATGTCTGGCGGTGGTCAGAAACACGGCCGAATCGCCGACGCGCTCGACCAATAGGGTCTCGCCGCTCGGACTGGACGTCGGCCAGAGTCGGAAGAGCGGGAAGAAAAAGCCGGCGGGATCCGTATGCATCACGACGGTCGCGACCGTTCGTCGTATTCCGCCCTCGGTGACGGAGAGCGGCACTGCCCAATCCAGGTGGTAGGCGCCGTCTTCGCCACGGTGGAGACTGCCGTGCACCGTCCTTCCCTCGGCGTGGGCACGAGCGATCAGGGCCGGGAGCGCATCATGAGGGGCATAGTTCTCGCCGACGGTCAGAACTTGTCGTAAATCCGGATCGAAAACCAGGACCCCCTCGTAGCCGCGCGCAGCCGCCAGCGCGCCGAGTCGGCCCGAGATGTCCCGGGCCAGTACCGGATCCGCATCGGGCTCGCGCAGCAGGGTGTCGAGACGCCGCACGAAGGCGGCGTCGGCCGCAAGCAGTCTCCCGTCGGCCTCGCGAACGGCCGTCCATTGTTCCAGTTGATCGGCCTTGAGCGCGGCGATCGCGGCCAGGTTCTCGTAAGCATCATGCTCGAGTTGCGGACCGTGGATCAGGACAATGCCGAAGCTGAGCAAGGGGACGAGGCAGGTCAGGCCCAGAAAAACCAGCAGTAGGCGGCCGGGCTTGACCGGCTCTTCGGCCGCTTCCGGCAACCGGTCGATGAGGCGATGCAGGAGCATGTAGAGAAGGCCGGCCGTCACGGGCCACGAACAGCCAACCCTTGAACATGCTCAGCCACAGCAGCGCAGCGGAGTTGCCCGCACCCCGCGACAACAGCCAATCCGAGACGGCGATCCAGACCAGTGAAAAGCCGAGATAAAGAAGGGTGATGCGAAGGGCGGGCGACCCTCGAAAAAGGTGCTTCATCGGTTTCCTCGGTTCACGGCCGCCCTGTTGCGGGCCGTCGTGTGCATCGCGTCCTGCTCCGACGGGCCGAGCGTTCTGCGCAAAGAGCCCCGAAGCAAGCATTGCAGAGACGAATGCTGTCACTTGACAAAATTCATCAGGTTAAGCTTGCCGCGTTGAAGCAAGAACACCATCTTATCGTAACTACAGGAGGTCCGCGGGGTACACCGGGGACCCTACTGCCAACCCCCTCAGATCGAGGCGTCCCGGTCGACGCCCGGCGCTTGAATCGTACCGATGGCGAGCGCGGAAGAATGGCCGCTTAGGTTCGCAGAATCCCCAACACCACTGAGACGGCCCTCTCGAAACGAGGGATGGAGACCGACAATGCATGAGAATAGGCTGGAACGCGTGAACGTGGGCGGCCTGAAGGTCGCTCAAGCCCTCTACGACCTGGTCGAGCGAGACGTGCTCGCGGGTACCGGGATCAACCCAAATCACCTCTGGGGCGCCTT
This region includes:
- a CDS encoding very short patch repair endonuclease, translated to MTDQLTPDQRSRLMARVVGKDTKPEWILRSALHRLGFRYRLGGGGLPGRPDLILPKYRAVVFVHGCFWHHHADCKRATLPRTNAAFWKEKLERNVARDAEAVAVLEASGWKVIVVWECELYRDPVAVAFRVVSALTDGAAVPEDGGCDIGTLDPRRLLQVAEEKRRYRIGPKTLKGDVDQDG
- a CDS encoding putative bifunctional diguanylate cyclase/phosphodiesterase, which codes for MTAGLLYMLLHRLIDRLPEAAEEPVKPGRLLLVFLGLTCLVPLLSFGIVLIHGPQLEHDAYENLAAIAALKADQLEQWTAVREADGRLLAADAAFVRRLDTLLREPDADPVLARDISGRLGALAAARGYEGVLVFDPDLRQVLTVGENYAPHDALPALIARAHAEGRTVHGSLHRGEDGAYHLDWAVPLSVTEGGIRRTVATVVMHTDPAGFFFPLFRLWPTSSPSGETLLVERVGDSAVFLTTARHADWMPLSHRESLSTLLPATDALARTAISGRVPGVDYRGVPVLAVYRQIVGTDWRLIAKVDRAEVMAPLKVLVFWVSLIAFFALVVVGIVGGLSRRLQQRAHLLEMAAQAAEKDRLLMKFYELPFVGMAITSPKTKQWTRFNDRLCEILGYSREELAEMTWVALTYPPDLEKDLAAFERVVAGQSDGYAMEKRFVRKDGRMVQAEIDVRAVRHEDGAIDYFVATVDDISERKRQEERLRLAAALFENTREGVVVTDRERRILQVNQAFVELTGYREDEAVGQTPGFLRSDRHDAAFFDALWRQIDTTGHWQGELWNRRKSGEFYPVLLNISAVRDDAGQVVHYVGAFSDLSRIKESESRLEFLVHHDPLTELPNRLLLVSRLGHAIEVAAREGQLLALLLLDLDRFKDINDSFGHPAGDDLLRQTARRLGGCLVSADTLARLGGDEFAVLLEDIVDPQDAARVAERLIAALNETASLSVGSEVRIGASIGISVFDGQTEDAGEMLRQADAALYRAKAGGRNRFDFYTEDLTRSARLRVETERRLRGALAEGQLVAHYQPQVEIATGRIVGVEALVRWRDPERGLIPPGEFIPLAEETGLIGALGEWVLHEACRQGVRWMRAGIDPLVVAVNLSAHQLRQGDIAEAVARVLTQTGFPAEQLELELTESALMERENDTAGVLDRLREQGIRMAVDDFGTGYSSFAYLRRFHLDLLKIDKRFIDEIDQQPDARTIVDAIIAMGHALGLKVLAEGVETQAQLDILRTQGCDLFQGYLKSRPLEPDAITALLHGDEGRSLVLRVAT